The genomic interval cataaaaaattgaaataagaatataaaaccttgcaaaagaattttgaaaaaaaattagaagaagtgaaaactttaaataacaagattttaattttagaagaaagaaaaaatgaactTGTTGAGTGTGTATATTGTAAAAGTAATATGTTCGACATTgatattcatgaaaaaaatacttgaaaattcaactaaaataaaatatttgaaaggcCAAATGTTAAGAAAAAGCATTTTCATGAAACCAAACAAGCTCCcaagaataagaataagaaaacaCATAGAGTATAAGTGAAAAAAGGTAAGTCTTATTCTAGGAATATAAATTGtataacatgtttttattatatgaaaaaagatCAAAGTTCAAATAAACGTAGAATAAAacattttgatgtttttaatagaaaatatgcTTAGATTCTTATGATAAGGTAACCTGTCTCTAGCCTTAAAAGACCTAAAATTGTTTCTTTAGGACCAGaatgttatttttctaattaacaggttatttcaaaaattaaggAAGTTTCTTTGGATGGTCCAAAGTTGATATCTTCACAAAAAATTTAGTATTGTATAGATTGTCAAATTAAAGGGAAGtttcattttatcttatataagGGGAGCTCTTTAATCATAagatcattttatatatatatatatatatatatatatatatatatatatataaaagaattcatcTTTGTAGGAGAGATTTTATTATGaactattcttttttattatgataaaaaaagggggagatatATTGTGTTTACTACTAATAATGCTTTGTTTAGTTATCTCAGTTTGATTTAAGAAGACGTTTAGTAAAATATCGTTTAACACATGTTTTTGGAgcattttttatatcttttggCTCATTTACCAAAAACGTTATTTTGAACATTATAGAGAGAGTACGCTTAGCATTTTTTAACAAAGTATAGCAAGAACTCATTTAACAAGACTCTCTTATGACATATTAACATGTTTACTAAAACATCATTTGTTATTGTGTTTGCTGAGATATCAACATGTTTACTAAagctttttctttcaacaatattatttttcacaaagACAACATTTTGTCAAATGttcattttgtttattgttgtttgttaaacttcaaaacatatgaaGATGTTAAACATACTAGTCTTatagacgatcttgtcttaacaatctcctttttttttatgtttaacaaatataCACATAAAAGATATAGTTTTCAGTCAATTAAGACATATATTCgcatttcaaaatttttgaaaacttttattgtgattttttacGCATTAAGGTAAGAGTTTTATAATCAGAGCAtacatgataaaaaataaatattcaaacaagCATATCAGATTACATTAAAATGAATGTGTACAATATTATGTACAAAAATAACTTCATTTAATGTTGCTTTTAGGTTTGATAACCTCTTTGAATCTTCAATATGTATATTTTGCATTGTATagttatacatttttttcattatatttcttcaatataaatgaaatactTATTGGTTTCATCAAACTCTTTGGAGTATCAATAAGCATAAATTTCTTATTgttaatttatcaattaatgaATAATCTACCAATGTATATGTTAAGTCATAATTATAACTTCCACCAACTATGTTCACAATCCATCATTTACCATTATTTATTGGTTTTCCTTgcaatatgaaagaaaaatcacatttcctaattttgtttatactaacttatatattatatttctagtAAATGTAagaattttaacatatttatacgTACCTAATAAAATGTAAGAATAAAAAGACTCAATAATGAAATGGTAGAATAGACCTAATAAATCCcactgaaatatatttttatattattaaaaaataacctaaatttaactttaatattgtaaaaataatttataaagtaaaatttatactaacttatatattatagattttagGAAACAATTTCCTTTATGTCCACTTCTCATTTTGCACTCGatattaataagataatttaaatagtttaacttcatgaaaacatttttaaatatttatttatgataactATTGTCGAAACttgatttttaaaacaaaattaaataatttttaatcttaaaatagaagagaaagacagaatatcaaaagaatattgGAAAAAGTTATTAAGAAGATTTTCACtgtataattacttttaaagatttggttttaaattgaaccaaatatcttttaattgctttaaaaatatttccatATATGTTTATAATACGGGCGATTttgtaaatgtaaaaaaatattaagatattatGTAGAGTGAAAAGATTACCTTTATTTATAAATCATGTAAacttaaatactaatttagtttttatttttgttgagtttGTTTGACTTggtcctttttttctttttcaatcaaattttaatttttgttaatttatttttttaatattatttaaataattaacagcATAATAAATAGAGTAAGTGAATTCACATGTGGTCCATTTTATTTGACGTGtctcatttatttaatatatgtgatatgaatttttagttttaaataataaaaaataataaaatatcgtTCCATGAGGTGGTGATAGAACTTCTTCCACCCACACAACTACTGTTAACTGTTAACTGTTTAAacaatcttattaaaaaaaaactaaattaataaaaattaacgaaaaatgtaaaaaaactaaaatacaaggataacattataattttatatttcattttcaatatgTAATTGATACCTCCTTGCATAAAAAAGTTCATAGTAAACATTTGATTTCCAATTTTATctctaataaatatctttttttttatttaaaataattatcatattaattttatcgtttttaagtaattttttttaaatttaactggtttttatttgactattttttgaactaaaataattatctataataagaatattacttacaaactaaacaaaaatgatcttttattataaaaattatttacatttttttaatgttaagtttattattttgggttaaatatgtttttagtctctatattttggggtgattttggttttagttcctctttcaaactaagataaaatttagtcctttaattttagaaaattctgattttagtttcttttaccaaatttttttaactttatttactatttcaagcacgtttcgttatagcatttggattgtttacattatttggcacatttttgcttcaatgttaactgagaaaactaaattgtatcttaatagtttgaaagaaggactaaaatcaaaatcaccaagtatagggactaaaaacatatttaaccctattattttttatcatataaaaagtGGATACATATGCGGATGTACTACGTGCTTGTATGTCCAATTTTTTACCACaccaaattttttattaagctgtaaaataatttttaatcattaacataaaaaaatactaacaaacTATAAAAGatgttttctaaaaaaaataaatgtaataattaaatttcttttattatgtaaatggttttttaattataaaaaattatttgcatttaaaaagttattattgaaaagtaaaattaaaaattaattttttattataaatagttatttaaatttaaaaataattattaaaaattaaaattaaaaaaatacacaaaatgataaattccctctatttataatatagataaataagttttattttttaataaaaattaactagttttttttttaaactttatttcttaGTAGAAACACATACGCGTATATGTGTTATTTTATTGAGgcagtttatttaatttaaaaaataactaaatttaaattaccgattatttaaagaatgtaattaaatatataattattttagtttaaaacaacgattatttaaaaaataatattaaaaaattatacgaaaataattcttttattatgtatagatataaatatgtcttatttaaatcaatttgtaatcttgttttatctcttttctcggtttaaattttattttcttccctCCTTTCTTAATTTTCTGTTACACCTATCTCAACATAAAACCCTAattatttgttcaaaatttaaaaaattgattattctaTGAAAGAGATTTCCTTGTAAAAAGTTCTAGTACTTTCTCAAATTTCTACAGATTTTTTTCATTGGTCTTTAGCAACGGAATAGATAAACCTAAGAGGGTTTAACCTTGTTTCCTTAGTCCATTCTTTGCTGTTTCGAACTGGTGTTTGGTCTCTTCTCTCTTATCCATGGCATCAACGTTTCTCACCCTACCAACTCCTTTCCTACACAAAACCAGTGCCATTTCTTTCTCCAACAAGAGGCCCTCATGTATGCatctttcaattttgttttccaaattcaaCATCTTACTCAAATTCTTAACCTTTTCTTATATGGGTCCAATGCAGTTTCGCAGAGGAGCTCTCTCAAGATCAATGCAATTGCCAAAAAATGGGAACCCACTAAggttctttcctttttcttaaaaggGTTTTGggaattggttttatttttgtcGCCTACACCATCCCACTGATTCCCTTTCTTTCCCGTATTGTAAATTTCTgaaagttcaaattttttcttCTAAGTTATGATTTTGGGATGCAGGTTGTGCCTCAGGCTGACAGAGTTCTTATTCGTTTGGAAGAGCTATCAGATGTATGCTACACTCTTATccataaaaccaaaatatttttacatggGGTGTTCTTTTATTCTTAATCTTATACTGTATCATATTCAAACTATACCTTATCTGAATGTTGGACAAGTTTGCGGGTTCTCTATTTGGGTAACTTGCAGTTTGATGTGATTTTGAGAGAAATCTATTTAGATTTTGCTATGAAACAAAAACTTTGGTCACTGTATTTCAATAGCAACTACAATCACAACTACCTCCAAGTTGGTGCCACTTGTGTACAAGTGAAACAAACGCATTAAGAAATATACTGAGGTTTCTTTATGCAATGGTTTTGTATTGTGTTGGTAAAAACAAAAACGCCCATGTCACCCTATAGTGAGACCCAATGATGCTGTCCAGGGTAGTTAATTGCTATTTAAATGAACCATTATAAGTTGTAGTCTTAATCCAAATGCATAATATTAAGGAATTATGTAAGTAGAAGGTATAGAATGTGTTCTAAAGCCTATTAAAGATATGTAAATGCAGTGGTATGATGCAGTGCATGTTGCTTAATTTGATGGAGTGGTTACACTCTAGGTTTTATTTATGTAGAATGATAGACTACCATGTTGTTAAGAAGTATTAGTTCTGTTCTCGAACTTTATAGTTCAGGAGCTTTTTCCAAGTGTTCTTGAATGTGTTAATTTGAGGTATTTAAGGTTCTGTTGCATTAGTCAAGCATGCAGACATAGCATTAGCATGGCAATCCGTTTGTTACAATTGATTGAATTTCTGGTTGGCCTCTATTTGTTGACAGTGTTTCTTCCTCCATTTGTTGAATTTCTAGTTATCTATTGACTTCATATTTTCAGGAACTGATGTagttttatcattgtttttacCCAATTGGTAGAATGACAGAGAAAGTGATGGTCAAATAACACCTGATGTAGTATTATAACTAGTTGGTGGCTTCATCTGTTGCATTATGGACTAATTTGATGTAATTTAGGATACTGATTTGCAAAAGTTTGTTATATGGTTAGATTAGAATAACTTATTCTGCAGCTGACACAGTACTTTTTTTCCATGATGCATAGCTGATTTCTGAATATGTTTTTTTGGTGTAGAAAACAGCTGGGGGAGTTTTGCTGCCCAAATCAGCCGTGAAATTTGAACGATATCTCGTGGGAGAAGTAAGCAGACATAGATACATTTAGTACTTTGGTTCTGCAAATGTTCTCATAGGTAATTTGGTTTGTTTTGGATATAATATGtggtaattttctttcatatttatttcaGATCCTAAATGTTGGTGCTGAGGCTGGAGAACTAAAGGCTGGAACAAAGGTACAAGTTTAATTACTGCAAAGGAGGTGAAATAGAAATTGgcaaaagacaaaaaaataataaagtattcAGTTTCCTCAAATTACATTGAGcctccatttttttaaaaactctGCTCAAACCTTTTCTTT from Vigna radiata var. radiata cultivar VC1973A chromosome 9, Vradiata_ver6, whole genome shotgun sequence carries:
- the LOC106773747 gene encoding 10 kDa chaperonin 1, chloroplastic; this encodes MASTFLTLPTPFLHKTSAISFSNKRPSFSQRSSLKINAIAKKWEPTKVVPQADRVLIRLEELSDKTAGGVLLPKSAVKFERYLVGEILNVGAEAGELKAGTKVLFTDMSAYEVDLGTDAKHCFCKASDLLAVVE